The Acinonyx jubatus isolate Ajub_Pintada_27869175 chromosome D2, VMU_Ajub_asm_v1.0, whole genome shotgun sequence genome contains a region encoding:
- the LOC106980961 gene encoding interferon-induced protein with tetratricopeptide repeats 1-like isoform X2, translating into MSKNADEVKGKLLQLRCHFTWELLVEDTEMPDLENRIFDEIEFLDTKYNAGIHNLLAYVRHLKGQTREALGSLKEAEDLIQQEHGDRSAVRSLVTWGNYAWLYHHMGRLAEAQTYLDRVANTCEKFAAPSCYRLECPQMDCEEGWALLKCGGKNYERAKACFEKALAAEPENPEFSTGYAITIYRLDGFNKATQVSDAFCLQPLKEAIRLNPEDAYIKALLALKLQDVGQEAEGEKYVEEALTDMSSQTYVFRYAAKFYRRKGALDKALQLLKRALRATPSSAFLHHQMGLCYKARMIQIKRAANWQPRGQDRDNVDQMVRLAIAHFQFALEQKPTFDVAYIHLAGMYIEAGNHRKAEDIYQKLLCLTSLDEEKQQKVHFHYGQFQEFQKKSEVNAIIHYLKALKTEKVSLTRDKCINSLEKLTLRRLSRNASDIESLSILGFIYKVKGEMNKALEYYEQALRLAVDSGNSGT; encoded by the exons ATGAG tAAGAATGCTGATGAGGTCAAAGGTAAGCTGCTTCAGCTGAGATGCCACTTCACCTGGGAGCTGCTAGTTGAAGACACTGAGATGCCCGATTTAGAGAACAGGATCTTTGATGAGATTGAGTTCCTAGACACCAAATACAACGCGGGCATACACAACCTGCTGGCCTACGTCCGACACCTGAAAGGCCAGACTCGGGAGGCCCTGGGGAGCCTGAAGGAAGCCGAAGACCTGATCCAGCAGGAACACGGCGACCGATCGGCTGTGAGAAGCCTGGTCACCTGGGGCAACTACGCCTGGCTGTATCACCACATGGGCAGGCTGGCGGAGGCCCAGACTTACCTGGACAGGGTGGCGAACACTTGTGAGAAGTTTGCAGCCCCCTCCTGCTACAGGCTGGAGTGTCCTCAGATGGACTGTGAGGAAGGGTGGGCCTTGCTGAAGTGTGGAGGAAAGAACTACGAGCGGGCCAAGGCCTGCTTCGAAAAGGCTCTGGCAGCGGAGCCTGAGAACCCTGAATTCAGCACTGGGTATGCCATCACCATCTATCGCCTGGACGGCTTCAACAAAGCGACCCAGGTCAGTGACGCATTTTGTCTGCAGCCTCTAAAAGAGGCCATCAGGCTAAACCCAGAAGACGCGTATATCAAGGCTCTGCTCGCCCTGAAGCTTCAGGACGTGGGCCAAGAAGCCGAAGGAGAAAAGTACGTCGAAGAGGCACTGACCGACATGTCCTCGCAGACCTACGTCTTTCGATACGCGGCCAAGTTTTACCGCAGGAAAGGTGCTCTGGATAAAGCTCTTCAGCTCCTAAAGAGGGCCCTGCGGGCCACGCCCTCCTCCGCTTTCCTGCATCACCAGATGGGGCTTTGTTACAAGGCACGCATGATCCAAATCAAGAGAGCGGCAAACTGGCAGCCCAGAGGACAGGATAGAGACAATGTCGACCAAATGGTAAGGTTAGCCATAGCTCATTTTCAATTTGCTCTGGAACAAAAGCCCACATTTGACGTTGCTTATATACACCTGGCCGGTATGTACATAGAAGCTGGCAACCACAGAAAAGCTGAAGACATTTACCAAAAATTGTTATGTTTGACGTCCCTCgatgaagaaaaacagcaaaaggtACATTTCCACTATGGTCAATTTCaggaatttcaaaagaaatctgaagtcaATGCAATTATCCATTATTTAAAAgcactaaaaacagaaaaggtgtCACTGACAAGAGATAAATGTATTAATTCTTTGGAGAAACTGACTTTAAGAAGACTTTCCAGAAATGCATCAGACATAGAAAGCTTGAGCATTCTTGGGTTTATCTACAAAGTCAAAGGCGAAATGAATAAAGCCCTGGAGTACTATGAGCAGGCCCTGCGGCTGGCTGTGGACTCTGGGAACTCTGGTACCTGA
- the LOC106980960 gene encoding interferon-induced protein with tetratricopeptide repeats 1B: MSDESNGNPIEDSLVQLRCHFTWELLVEDTEMPDLENRILDEIEFLDTKYNSGIHNLLAYVRHLKGQTREALGSLKEAEDLIQQEHGDRSAVRSLVTWGNYAWLYHHMGRLAEAQTYLDRVANTCEKFAAPSCYRLECPQMDCEEGWALLKCGGKNYERAKACFEKALAAEPENPEFSTGYAITIYRLDGFNKATQVSDAFCLQPLKEAIRLNPEDAYIKALLALKLQDVGQEAEGEKYVEEALTDMSSQAYVFRYAAKFYRRKGALDKALQLLKRALRATPSSAFLHHQMGLCYKARMIQIKRAANWQPRGQDRDNVHRLVHLAICEIQKTLMLRPTFELAYVELAYMYAEIGQHTKAEDAFQKVLHMKNINDHLQQEIHYCYGHFQELHKISVDKAITHYLKGLKIRSISRTREKILSALEKLAKRHIHQNVRVVESFSILGLIHKLKGEVSEALVCYEKALRLAADSNAMV; encoded by the exons ATGAG TGACGAATCAAACGGGAATCCCATTGAAGATAGCCTGGTTCAGCTGAGATGCCACTTCACCTGGGAGCTGCTAGTTGAAGACACTGAGATGCCCGATTTAGAGAACAGGATCTTGGATGAGATTGAGTTCCTAGACACCAAATACAACTCGGGCATACACAACCTGCTGGCCTACGTCCGACACCTGAAAGGCCAGACTCGGGAGGCCCTGGGGAGCCTGAAGGAAGCCGAAGACCTGATCCAGCAGGAACACGGCGACCGATCGGCTGTGAGAAGCCTGGTCACCTGGGGCAACTACGCCTGGCTGTATCACCACATGGGCAGGCTGGCGGAGGCCCAGACTTACCTGGACAGGGTGGCGAACACTTGTGAGAAGTTTGCAGCCCCCTCCTGCTACAGGCTGGAGTGTCCTCAGATGGACTGTGAGGAAGGGTGGGCCTTGCTGAAGTGTGGAGGAAAGAACTACGAGCGGGCCAAGGCCTGCTTCGAAAAGGCTCTGGCAGCGGAGCCTGAGAACCCTGAATTCAGCACTGGGTATGCCATCACCATCTATCGCCTGGACGGCTTCAACAAAGCGACCCAGGTCAGCGACGCATTTTGTCTGCAGCCTCTAAAAGAGGCCATCAGGCTAAACCCAGAAGACGCGTATATCAAGGCTCTGCTCGCCCTGAAGCTTCAGGACGTGGGCCAAGAAGCCGAAGGAGAAAAGTACGTCGAAGAGGCACTGACCGACATGTCCTCGCAGGCCTACGTCTTTCGATACGCGGCCAAGTTTTACCGCAGGAAAGGTGCTCTAGATAAAGCTCTTCAGCTCCTAAAGAGGGCCCTGCGGGCCACGCCCTCCTCCGCTTTCCTGCATCACCAGATGGGGCTTTGTTACAAGGCACGCATGATCCAAATCAAGAGAGCGGCAAACTGGCAGCCCAGAGGACAGGATAGAGACAATGTCCACAGATTGGTTCACTTGGCTATATGTGAAATTCAAAAGACTCTGATGCTAAGGCCCACATTTGAGTTGGCTTATGTTGAACTGGCTTACATGTATGCAGAAATAGGCCAACACACAAAGGCTGAGGACGCCTTTCAGAAAGTGTTGCACATGAAGAACATCAACGATCATCTACAACAAGAGATTCATTACTGCTATGGCCATTTCCAAGAACTTCACAAGATATCTGTGGATAAAGCAATCACCCATTATTTAAAAGGTCTCAAAATAAGAAGCATCTCCCGCACCAGGGAAAAAATTCTCAGCGCCCTAGAGAAGTTAGCTAAAAGACATATTCATCAGAATGTACGTGTGGTGGAAAGTTTCAGCATCCTTGGGCTCATCCACAAATTGAAAGGGGAAGTGAGTGAGGCCCTGGTGTGTTATGAGAAGGCTCTCAGGCTGGCTGCTGACTCCAACGCCATGGTCTGA
- the IFIT3 gene encoding interferon-induced protein with tetratricopeptide repeats 3 isoform X2 yields the protein MSEVNKNSLEKILPQLKCHFTWNLLKKDGVSRDLEDRVCNQIEFVNAEFKATVYNFLAYIKHLNGHNEAALECLQQAEELVQREHSDQAEIRRLVTWGNYAWVYYHLGRLTDAQMYVDKVKQVCGKFSNPYSMECPELDCEEGWTLLKCGGKHNERAKVCFEKALEEKPNNPEFSSGLAIATYHLDNKPQKPFSVDDLKQALELNPDDQYVKVLLALKLQKMNEEAEGERLVLEAVENTPCPADVLRNAATFYKNKGDLDKAIELFLRASKSIPNNGYLYHQIACCYRAKVKQIQSAGESEAGKNGEKIEELKKHAIDYVIKAIEKGVDPLYAYSDVTDLLEREDCFQTAFSKELPNTGRLQPHQHYCDFEGHHGKSEDTSVQRDLEGVPTSTKPAEKGKMKCPPQNIAGNQLPQNAPNSWYLQGLIHKLNGELLQAAKCYEKELGYLLRDSPTGIGSFFLPSPELEQGSEEGGRGPHSPVLRAPPTLS from the exons ATGAG TGAGGTCAACAAGAATTCTCTGGAAAAAATCCTCCCACAGCTGAAATGCCATTTCACatggaacttacttaaaaaagatGGTGTCTCGCGTGATCTAGAAGACAGAGTGTGTAACCAGATTGAATTCGTAAACGCTGAGTTCAAAGCTACAGTGTACAACTTTTTGGCCTACATAAAACACTTAAATGGTCACAACGAGGCCGCCCTGGAGTGCCTACAGCAAGCTGAGGAGCTGGTCCAGCGAGAACACTCTGATCAAGCAGAAATCAGAAGGCTGGTCACCTGGGGAAACTATGCCTGGGTCTACTATCACCTGGGCAGACTCACAGATGCTCAGATGTATGTGGACAAGGTGAAACAAGTATGCGGGAAGTTTTCAAATCCATACAGTATGGAGTGCCCTGAGCTTGACTGTGAAGAAGGGTGGACACTGCTAAAGTGTGGAGGAAAGCACAACGAAAGGGCCAAGGTGTGTTTTGAGAAGGCTCTGGAAGAGAAGCCCAACAACCCAGAATTCTCTTCTGGACTGGCCATCGCAACATACCATCTGGATAATAAACCACAGAAGCCATTCTCTGTtgatgatctgaagcaggcccttgAGCTGAATCCCGACGATCAGTATGTCAAAGTACTCTTGGCCCTGAAATTGCAGAAGATGAATGAAGAAGCTGAAGGGGAGCGGTTGGTCCTAGAGGCCGTGGAGAACACTCCTTGCCCAGCAGATGTCCTTCGCAATGCAgccacattttacaaaaataaaggtGATCTAGACAAAGCTATTGAACTGTTTCTAAGGGCATCGAAATCCATTCCAAACAATGGTTACCTGTATCACCAGATTGCATGCTGCTATAGGGCAAAAGTCAAACAGATTCAGAGTGCaggagaatctgaagctggcaaGAATGGAGAGAAGATTGAAGAACTAAAGAAACATGCTATTGACTATGTGATCAAAGCTATTGAGAAAGGAGTGGATCCACTGTATGCATATTCTGATGTCACCGACCTCCTGGAAAGAGAAGACTGTTTTCAGACAGCTTTCAGTAAGGAGCTCCCCAACACTGGGAGGCTACAACCCCACCAGCACTACTGCGACTTTGAGGGGCATCATGGGAAGTCTGAAGACACTTCTGTCCAACGTGATTTAGAGGGTGTGCCCACAAGCACAAAACCAGCTGAGAAGGGAAAGATGAAGTGCCCACCACAGAATATAGCTGGAAATCAGCTTCCACAAAATGCACCCAATTCTTGGTATCTCCAAGGATTAATCCACAAGCTGAATGGAGAGCTGCTTCAGGCAGCCAAATGTTATGAGAAGGAACTGGGCTACCTCTTAAGGGACAGCCCTACCGGCATAGGCAGCTTTTTCCTGCCATCCCCTGAGCTTGAACAAGGCAGTGAGGAAGGAGGCCGGGGCCCACACAGCCCCGTTCTCAGAGCTCCCCCAACCCTGAGCTGA